The genomic interval TCCGTGGCGCTGGTCAAGCAGGTGCCCGAGGGGCATGGCGTCAGCTACGGGCATCACTACGTCACCGGTCGGGAGACCACCCTGGCGCTGATCCCGGCCGGGTACGCGGACGGCGTCCCGCGCCACGCCTCCGGTACCGGCCCCGTGCTGGTCGGCGGCAAGTGGCGTCGGGTCGCCGGGCGGGTTGCGATGGACCAGTTCGTGGTCGATCTGGGTGGGGACGAGGTGGAGCCGGGCGCCGAGGCGGTGCTGTTCGGCCCGGGCGACCGGGGCGAGCCGACGGCCGAGGACTGGGCGCAGGCGGCGGGCACCATCGCGTACGAAATTGTCACTCGCATCGGATCGCGGGTTCCACGCGTCTATGTGAATGAGGATCCCCGAAGCTAGGAGAGCGGCACCGTGAGCGAGAGCAGCGCGTCGAGCGCGGTGGAGGTGGCGGCCGAGGCCGCCACCACTGCCGCCGCCGGCAACTGGCGCCGGGCGGGTGTGGCCGGCGCGGCGATAGGTGTGGTCGCGGCCGGTGCTGCCGCGGGCGTCGCGATCGAGCGGCTGACCGTCGGGCGGGGCATGCGCAGGAAGGCGCGGCTCGCCCTCGACGCCTCCGGACCGTACGGCGCTCTGCGCGGCATGCCGGGCCGGGCGCTCGCCGACGACGGCACCGAGATCTACTACGAGGTGGACGAGGTCGACGTCGACAGCGGCTCTGCCGGGCCGCGCCGCCGCCGGCTGTTCGGGCGCAAGACCCCGGCTCCCGTCACCGTCGTCTTCAGTCACGGCTTCTGCCTGAGCCAGGATTCGTGGCACTTTCAGCGCGCCGCGCTGCGCGGTGTCGTACGCACCGTCCACTGGGACCAGCGCAGTCACGGGCGCTCGGCGCGCGGTTCGGCGCAGGCCGAGGGGGTGGCGGTCGACATCGAGCAGCTGGGGCGCGACCTCAAGGCGGTGGTCGACGCGGCCGCGCCCGAGGGGCCGCTGGTGCTGGTGGGGCACTCGATGGGTGGCATGACGGTGATGGCCCTGGCCGACCAGTTTCCTGAGCTCATTCGTGAGCGTGTGGTGGGAGCCGTGTTTGTCGGTACGTCGTCGGGGAAGCTCGGGGAGGTCAATTTCGGCCTGCCGGTCGCGGGCGTGGCCGCCGTACGCCGTGTCCTGCCGCGCGTGCTGCGGGCGCTCGGTTCGCAGGCGGAGATCGTCGAGCGGGGCCGGCGCGCGACCGCCGATCTCTTCGCCGGGCTGATCAAGCGGTACTCGTTCGGCTCGAAGGACGTCGACCCGGCGGTGACGCGGTTCGCGGAGAGGATGATCGAGAGCACTCCGATCGATGTGGTCGCCGAGTTCTATCCGGCGTTTACGAATCACGACAAGGCGGATGCGCTGCAGATCTTCGCCGAGGTGCCGGTGCTCGTCCTCGCGGGCGACAAGGATCTGGTGACGCCCAGCGAGCACAGCGAGGGCATCGCGGACCTGCTGCCCGACGCCGAGCTGGTGATAGTCCCGGACGCCGGACACCTCGTCATGCTGGAGCATCCGGAGGTGGTCACCGACCGCCTCGCGGACCTGCTGGCGCGCGTGGGCGCCGTACCGGCAGCGGCTAACGTTGGGACGTATGGAAGCACCGCACAGCCCGGTGGCTGACCCCACCGCCACAGTCACCGCCACGTTCACCGTCAACGCGCCCGACCTGATGCAGGATTTGGGGCGCCGACTCGCGAAAGTTCTGCGCCCCGGCGATCTGGTGATGCTCACCGGCGAGCTCGGCGCGGGCAAGACGACGCTGACACGCGGGCTGGGCGAAGGGCTCGGGGTGCGCGGCGCTGTGACGTCGCCGACGTTCGTCATCGCCCGCGTCCACCCCTCGCTGACCGGGGGTCCCGCACTGGTGCATGTGGACGCGTACCGGCTGGGCGGAGGGCTGGACGAGATGGAGGATCTTGATCTCGACGTCTCGCTGCCGGACTCCGTGGTGGTCGTCGAGTGGGGCGAGGGGAAAGTCGAAGAGCTGTCGGACGACCGGCTGCATGTGGTGATCCACCGGGCCGTGGGTGACACCGACGACGAGGTGCGCGCGGTCACCCTGGTCGGTGTCGGCGAGCGGTGGAGCGGCGAGGATCTTGCCGCGCTGGGCGTCTGAACCGGCGTGTCCGTCCGTACATTCCGACAAGACGTCGGCAAGATGTTGCGCCAGTGCTGCCGAGCGTGGTCACATGGGTACCGAGACCTGGTTAGGTCTACCTAACCACGCGCCTGCCCCCGGAGCCCAGGAGGCATCCATGTCGGCTTCAGAACGAGAAGCGCCGCAGCCGCACCCTCAGCCTGTGTCCATGCGCGATCTGCTGGCCTCGTGCGCGGCGGCCTCGGCGGTCTCTACGCCGCCCCGGGAGCCCGACGAGAAGGCCGAAGCCGCCGGGCCGGTGGAAAAGCGTGTGCCGAGGCGCGACGCCGAACAGGACGCCGCATAGCTCGTACGGGCGCTCTTGCGGGACCAGTTCTTACCGGACTGGCACTTACGGGACTACGACGACCTTCACGCCGACCGTCGCGAAGGACCACATCGCGTCGCCGTCCGCCCGCGTCATGCGGACGCCGCCCGTTTTGGAGGCCGGATCCGGGGTCGGCATCGTCCCGTCGACCGCGGCGCTGAAGCCGATCGCCACATGGTCGACGCTCGTGAACCGCACGACGTGCTCGACCTGCACCCCGTCCGAGCCGGGGATGCTTCCCGAGCGCGAGCGGACCGCGTAGCTGCCGGGCGGCGGGCTGACCGTACTCGGCGTGACCGTGAAGGTCTGCGTCGGCTGACCCTTGGGCCTCACCAGCCACACCCGCCTCTCACTCAGCGAGTAGACGACGCGCACGCCCTTGCCCGACCGGGCCGGCACGGCGAGCGAGTCCCTGCCGTCCTTGCCCTTGTCCTTGCTCTTGTCCTGGGGCGTGAGCGAGGCGTTGGCCGACGGCGACTTGCCGGGGGCTGCCAGGTCGGCCGGTGCGTTCGCCGATGCCTGGTAGGCGAGGAAAGCGACGGCCGCGAGGGCTGCCGCGGTGAGCCCGGCCACGATTCCCGAGCTGCTCCTAGCCACCGTGCTCCACCTCATGTTCTGCCGCGCGCCGTTTTGTGGTGACGGTAGCAGCAGGGGCAGGGAGGGACGGGACGCCGTGCTTCCCGTGCGCGGGCCGTAGGCTGTTTGTGTGCTCCTGCTCGCCGTTGATACCGCCACGTCCGCCGTCACCGTCGCCCTCCATGACGGCACTTCCGTCCTCGCCGAAGCCCGTCAGGTCGACGCGCGCCGGCACGGGGAGCTGCTGCTGCCCGCCGTCGACCGGGTGCTCGCCGAAGCCGGTCTGAAACTCGACGCCGTGACCGGTGTGGTCGTCGGCGTGGGACCGGGCCCCTATACCGGGCTGCGGGTCGGCCTCGCGACGGCCGAGACCTTCGGCCTCGTGCTCGGCGTGCCCGTGCACGGACTGTGCACGCTGGACGGTCTCGCGTACGCCGCGGGGGTCACCGGCCCCTTCGCGGTCGCCACCGACGCGCGCCGCAAGGAGGTCTACTGGGCGCGGTACGCCGATGCCCGTACGCGCGTCTCCGAACCCGCCGTCGACCGGCCCGCCGACATCGCCGAGGAGCTGGAGGGCCTGCCCGTGGTCGGCGCCGGGGCGCTGCTTTACCCCGACTCCTTCCCCGACGCGCGCGGCCCCGAGCACCAGTCGGCGGGCGCGCTCGCGGCGCTGGCCGCCGAGAAGCTCGCGGCGGGGGAGTCCTTCCTGGCTCCTCTGCCGCTGTATCTGCGCAGGCCCGACGCGCAGGTGCCGAAGAACTACAAGGTGGTCACGCCCAAGTGACCGCGGTGCTGCGCGAGATGCGCTGGTGGGACATCGAACCGGTGCTTGAACTGGAGCGCGAGCTGTTCCCCGAGGACGCCTGGTCGCCCGGGATGTTCTGGTCCGAGCTCGCCCACGCGGGCGGGCCGCAGGCCACCCGCCGCTATGTGGTGGCCGAGCAGGACGGCAAGATCGTCGGGTACGCCGGGCTCGCCGCCGCCGGAGGCCTCGGCGACGTACAGACCATCGCTGCCGCCCGCGACCAGTGGGGGACCGGGCTCGGCGCCCGGCTGCTCACCGATCTGCTGGAGCACGCGACCGCCTTCGAATGCGCGGAGGTGCTCCTCGAAGTGCGCGTCGACAACACGCGCGCGCAGAAGCTGTACGAGCGCTTCGGCTTCGAGCCGATCGGCTTCCGGCGCGGCTACTACCAGCCCGGCAACATCGACGCGCTCGTGATGCGACTCACCGACCCGGCGAACCCGGCAAACACAGCGAACCCCGCAAACACAGTGGAAGAAACCGAGATTCACCATGGCTGACGAACCGCTCGTCCTCGGCATCGAGACCTCCTGCGACGAGACCGGCGTCGGCGTCGTCCGCGGTACGACCCTCCTCGCCGACGCGATCGCGTCGAGCGTCGACGAACACGCCCGCTTCGGCGGTGTGGTGCCGGAGGTCGCGTCGCGCGCACACCTGGAGGCGATGGTTCCGACCATCGAGCGTGCGCTGAAGGAGGCGGGCGTCGCCGCCTCGGACCTGGACGGCATCGCGGTGACGGCCGGTCCCGGGCTCGCTGGTGCGTTGCTGGTGGGGGTGTCCGCGGCGAAGGCCTATGCGTACGCGCTCGGGAAGCCGCTGTACGGCGTGAACCACCTGGCCTCGCACATCTGCGTCGACCAGCTGGAGCACGGGCCGCTGCCCGAGCCGACGATGGCGCTGCTGGTGAGCGGCGGACACTCGTCACTGCTGCTGGCCCCGGACATTACGAGCGATGTACGGCCGATGGGCGCGACCATCGACGACGCGGCGGGCGAGGCCTTCGACAAGATCGCGCGGGTGCTGAACCTGGGCTTCCCCGGCGGTCCCGTCATCGACCGGCTCGCGAAGGAGGGCGACCCCAAGGCGATCGCCTTCCCGCGCGGTCTGACGGGGCCGCGCGACGCGGCGTACGACTTCTCCTTCTCGGGGCTGAAGACGTCGGTGGCGCGCTGGATCGAGGCCAAGCGCAGCGCGGGCGAGGACGTGCCGGTGCGTGATGTGGCGGCGTCCTTCCAGGAGGCGGTCGTCGACGTCCTGACCCGCAAGGCCGTCCGGGCCTGCAAGGACGAGGGCGTCGACCACCTGATGATCGGCGGCGGCGTGGCGGCCAACTCGCGGCTGCGGGCGCTCGCGGCGGAGCGGTGCGAGCGGGCCGGCATCCAGCTGCGCGTGCCGCGTCCGGGGCTGTGCACGGACAACGGGGCGATGGTGGCGGCGCTGGGCGCGGAGATGGTGGCGCGCAACCGGGCGGCGTCGGACTGGGATCTGTCGGCGGACTCGTCGCTGCCGGTGACCGAGACGCACGTACCGGGTGCCGCTCACGATCATGATCACGTGCACGAGATCAGCAAGGACAACCTCTACTCATGACCGTCGCTCTGATGTGGGAGGCCCGCGCTGTCGACGGCGCGGGTGCGGAGCTGCTGGAGTGGGCGCGCGCGCAGGTGCAGGTCCTGGCGGCCGAGCCGGTGCGCCGGGAGCTCTTCCGGGCGCCGCAGGACCGCGTGCTGGTCATTACGTGGTGGGACGCTTCGTACGACGCCGAACTTCCCGAACTGCCGGAGCCCGACGTGCACTTGATCAGCCGGGCCGTGCACCGCTGGCGCTTCGAGTCGGTCGACGGGAACGCGTGAACGAGGACGGGTAATCTCGGCGCATGCCCCGCCGTACGCCGCTGCCTCCGCCACCTCCGCCCGCGCACATACGGGCCTGGCCCCACCCCAATCAGCTGCTTGCCGGGGAGCGTGCACGAGGGCGGTTTAACTCGATCGTGTGATGGTCGGCTTCCGGGCTTGCGGCGTCCTGGGCCGTCCGGGTTAACGTGATCGTGCGATCTGGGGCGCCGGGTACGGTGCCAGCGTGCGGGGCCCCTGCTCCACCGGAGTGATGGTTCAGGGCCTCCCCGTCGCCTCTGGCCGTACCCACATGGCCAGGTCGTACAGGGAACTGGCCTCCCGGGCCCGGACCACGCACAGGATGCGTGTAGCCGCCCCGGGGTTGAGTACGTCGGGGACCAGTGCGCCCAAGACCGTTCGGGGCGTGCGGCTGAGCGGACTCACTCCTGCTCAGTCCAGAGGAACGGTTTGTGGGGGTGGCCCTTCAGTCGTTCGAGGGGCTGATCGATCCACTGGTCGCGGTGTTCGGGGTCGGCTGGTGCGGTGGCGTGGCGGGTGTGGTGACGTCGTGGATCTTCATCGGGCGCGACCGTACGATCCGTCAACTGCTGGGTGAGTGGGCCGAGGTGGGGCGCGGCCACCCGCCCGGCGTTTGAGGAGACTGCGCCTCAGGCACCCGTCCGGCTGCGTCACCGCGCCGGGTGGCCGATCAGTACCGTCGGGGCGCCGGCCACCCGCGTCAGGAACACCGTCGCCGAATTCGCGCCCGCCAGTTTCATCTTCTTGCGCAGCTCCTCCGGCTCGACCGCCGAACCGCGCTTCTTCACCGTCAGGACGCCGACCCCCCGCTCCCTCAGCAGGGCCTTCAGCTTCTTCAGGCTGAAGGGGAGTTGATCCGTGATCTCATACGCCGTCGCGTACGGCGTCGGCCGCAGCTCGTCCGCCGTGATGTACGCGATCGTCTCGTCGATGAGCCGCCCCCCGACCCGTTCCGCGACCTCTGCCACCAGATGCGAGCGGATTACCGCGCCGTCCGGCTCGTAGAGGTAGCGGCCGACCGACCCCGGCGCCGGGTCCGGCAGGCCCGTGCCGAGAAGCGTGTGCGGGCCCGGCAGCAGCGTCGCGCGGACCGCCTTCGCAGCCGTGCCGAACCAGAACACTGCCTCCTTCACGTCGCCGCCGTCCGAGATCCACTCCGCCTCGGCGTCGTCCGGCACCGCCTCGTGCGGCACGCCCGGAGCGATCTTGAGCGCGGCGTGTGCGGCCGTACGAGCCGCCTCGATCGCCCAGGAGAGCGGCGGGGAGTACGCCTCGGGGTCGAAGATCCTGCCCCGGCCGCCGCGCCGCGCCGGATCCACGAAGACCGCGTCGTACGGGGACGTGTCGATCGCCGTGACGTCGGCGCAGCGGACCTCGATCAGCGCGGACAGGCCCAGCGCCTCCGCGTTCGCGCGGGCGACCTCCACCGTCAGCGGGTCGCGGTCGACGGCCAGGACGGAGATCCCGGCGCGGGCGAGGGCGATCGCGTCGCCTCCGATGCCGCAGCACAGATCCGCCACGCTCCGTACGCCCATCCCGGCGAATCGGTCCGCGCGGTACGTCGCGACCGTCGTACGGGTGGCCTGCTCGACGCCGTTCGG from Streptomyces spiramyceticus carries:
- a CDS encoding THUMP-like domain-containing protein is translated as MDRVNDLDASDDAPDTPLASFAALRTDEGRALLASLHDYNPADELATATRLRRDHPAALVSAALGQARLRQRAVAKFGAEDAYRMFFTPNGVEQATRTTVATYRADRFAGMGVRSVADLCCGIGGDAIALARAGISVLAVDRDPLTVEVARANAEALGLSALIEVRCADVTAIDTSPYDAVFVDPARRGGRGRIFDPEAYSPPLSWAIEAARTAAHAALKIAPGVPHEAVPDDAEAEWISDGGDVKEAVFWFGTAAKAVRATLLPGPHTLLGTGLPDPAPGSVGRYLYEPDGAVIRSHLVAEVAERVGGRLIDETIAYITADELRPTPYATAYEITDQLPFSLKKLKALLRERGVGVLTVKKRGSAVEPEELRKKMKLAGANSATVFLTRVAGAPTVLIGHPAR
- a CDS encoding alpha/beta fold hydrolase; the encoded protein is MSESSASSAVEVAAEAATTAAAGNWRRAGVAGAAIGVVAAGAAAGVAIERLTVGRGMRRKARLALDASGPYGALRGMPGRALADDGTEIYYEVDEVDVDSGSAGPRRRRLFGRKTPAPVTVVFSHGFCLSQDSWHFQRAALRGVVRTVHWDQRSHGRSARGSAQAEGVAVDIEQLGRDLKAVVDAAAPEGPLVLVGHSMGGMTVMALADQFPELIRERVVGAVFVGTSSGKLGEVNFGLPVAGVAAVRRVLPRVLRALGSQAEIVERGRRATADLFAGLIKRYSFGSKDVDPAVTRFAERMIESTPIDVVAEFYPAFTNHDKADALQIFAEVPVLVLAGDKDLVTPSEHSEGIADLLPDAELVIVPDAGHLVMLEHPEVVTDRLADLLARVGAVPAAANVGTYGSTAQPGG
- the rimI gene encoding ribosomal protein S18-alanine N-acetyltransferase, producing the protein MRWWDIEPVLELERELFPEDAWSPGMFWSELAHAGGPQATRRYVVAEQDGKIVGYAGLAAAGGLGDVQTIAAARDQWGTGLGARLLTDLLEHATAFECAEVLLEVRVDNTRAQKLYERFGFEPIGFRRGYYQPGNIDALVMRLTDPANPANTANPANTVEETEIHHG
- the tsaE gene encoding tRNA (adenosine(37)-N6)-threonylcarbamoyltransferase complex ATPase subunit type 1 TsaE, which codes for MEAPHSPVADPTATVTATFTVNAPDLMQDLGRRLAKVLRPGDLVMLTGELGAGKTTLTRGLGEGLGVRGAVTSPTFVIARVHPSLTGGPALVHVDAYRLGGGLDEMEDLDLDVSLPDSVVVVEWGEGKVEELSDDRLHVVIHRAVGDTDDEVRAVTLVGVGERWSGEDLAALGV
- the tsaD gene encoding tRNA (adenosine(37)-N6)-threonylcarbamoyltransferase complex transferase subunit TsaD, with protein sequence MADEPLVLGIETSCDETGVGVVRGTTLLADAIASSVDEHARFGGVVPEVASRAHLEAMVPTIERALKEAGVAASDLDGIAVTAGPGLAGALLVGVSAAKAYAYALGKPLYGVNHLASHICVDQLEHGPLPEPTMALLVSGGHSSLLLAPDITSDVRPMGATIDDAAGEAFDKIARVLNLGFPGGPVIDRLAKEGDPKAIAFPRGLTGPRDAAYDFSFSGLKTSVARWIEAKRSAGEDVPVRDVAASFQEAVVDVLTRKAVRACKDEGVDHLMIGGGVAANSRLRALAAERCERAGIQLRVPRPGLCTDNGAMVAALGAEMVARNRAASDWDLSADSSLPVTETHVPGAAHDHDHVHEISKDNLYS
- the tsaB gene encoding tRNA (adenosine(37)-N6)-threonylcarbamoyltransferase complex dimerization subunit type 1 TsaB; amino-acid sequence: MLLLAVDTATSAVTVALHDGTSVLAEARQVDARRHGELLLPAVDRVLAEAGLKLDAVTGVVVGVGPGPYTGLRVGLATAETFGLVLGVPVHGLCTLDGLAYAAGVTGPFAVATDARRKEVYWARYADARTRVSEPAVDRPADIAEELEGLPVVGAGALLYPDSFPDARGPEHQSAGALAALAAEKLAAGESFLAPLPLYLRRPDAQVPKNYKVVTPK